The genomic DNA GGCGTTTTCAAGCACCGTCTTCGTCGGATCGAGCTGCGGCTCCTGCGGCAGGTATCCGACGGTCGCACCTTCGGCCACCCAGGCCTCGCCGGTGAATTCCTTGTCGAGGCCGGCCATGATGCGCAGAACCGTCGACTTACCGGCGCCGTTCGGGCCGAGGATACCGATCTTGGCATCCGGGTAGAACGACAGATGAACGTTCTCGAGAACCTTCTTCGCGCCGTAGGACTTATTAAGTCCGGCCATATGATAGATGAACTGACGTGCCATGAGGGAATGCTCCGCAGGGATAAGGAAATTTGCCCGCTATGTAGGCGAATTATAGGAAGGGGGCAATGATCAAAGGCATCCGCCCCCGCCCTATCCCAAAACGAACATCCCGATCGGAACGCCCGGCAGGCTCTCCCGGAAGGCGCCTAAAGCCGGCGCGGTCAAGGCCGCACCATAAGGCGCTGCCATGGCCGACCGGGCGAAACGCCCTACCCGCGACCGGCAGTATCGGCGATACCCTTGGCGCACTTGAACTCGGTCGTGCCTGCGGCCTGGATCAGCGGCCCGAGGCTCGCAGCCTTCATGACATCGCCCGTGAGCCCGATCGTCAGCCCGGTGATGATGCTGCGGCCCTGCACGGTCTGGCAGCGCATGCGCACCCGGTCGCCGGCTCCAGCGCCAAAACTCTGGTCGAAGGCCTGCTTGATCGCCGCCTCATCGAGTTCCGCACCCACACGCTGGCGGAAAAGTGCCCCGACCGCCGAGCGGTTGAGCTCTTCCAGCATGCGCAGCTGCACCGAGAAATAGTCGTCGACCGAGCCGCTCTGGCAGGTGCCGCTTCGCAGCCACTGGTGCCGGTCGAGACCGGATTGCACGCCGGGCATGGCGATAAGCAGCCGCGCCGCGGTGTCGTCGGCCATGGCAAGCTTCGGCAGCTCCAGCCAGCTGCCCTTGC from Ensifer adhaerens includes the following:
- a CDS encoding ribonuclease T2, with amino-acid sequence MVRFCKAISGSVAGILAALTLLLGSGAFAAGEDASKGAPPASSTSRTDYVLAVSWQPGFCETRPQRKECESQTAERFDATNLSLHGLWPLRKSYCGVAAEARATDRKGSWLELPKLAMADDTAARLLIAMPGVQSGLDRHQWLRSGTCQSGSVDDYFSVQLRMLEELNRSAVGALFRQRVGAELDEAAIKQAFDQSFGAGAGDRVRMRCQTVQGRSIITGLTIGLTGDVMKAASLGPLIQAAGTTEFKCAKGIADTAGRG